A genomic window from Candidatus Denitrolinea symbiosum includes:
- a CDS encoding transcriptional regulator, ArsR family, translated as MPKTTVTPEIASDLATLFDSLSDPTRILIISALLDGEVGVGDLVESLGLTKSAVSHQLRGLRDKRLIRTRKQGRNVFVCLDDDHVIELFKRGLDHVLHG; from the coding sequence ATGCCTAAGACCACTGTCACACCAGAAATTGCATCCGACCTTGCTACTCTGTTCGATTCTTTAAGCGACCCAACACGCATTCTCATTATCAGCGCTTTACTCGATGGGGAGGTTGGTGTCGGCGACCTGGTGGAGAGTCTGGGGTTAACAAAGTCTGCTGTCTCGCACCAATTGCGCGGACTGCGCGACAAGCGACTCATCCGCACCCGTAAACAGGGGCGTAACGTCTTTGTCTGTCTCGATGATGATCATGTGATCGAATTGTTCAAACGCGGTCTCGACCACGTCCTACATGGCTGA
- a CDS encoding isoprenylcysteine carboxylmethyltransferase family protein: MLDTIFVIALFLLYMLLWKVKKLQQKRSTGIDPDVMGESTSNIQQFMNRFTKILTAYAAIMILLHAVNIQVGSLFSRYQALSSMAVDVTGFIVGLIGLSFCLYAQIKMGAAWRVGIDEIVKTELITTGLYAVIRNPTYLGLFLLNIGVWLIWPTWTIFLLNILFILFLEIQVRCEEDYLSSVHGEEYREYKKRTKRYVPFFY; the protein is encoded by the coding sequence ATGCTCGATACAATATTTGTTATAGCGTTGTTCCTACTTTATATGCTTCTTTGGAAGGTCAAAAAGTTACAACAAAAAAGATCAACGGGCATCGACCCCGATGTGATGGGAGAATCTACATCCAACATCCAGCAATTCATGAACCGTTTTACGAAAATCCTGACGGCGTATGCGGCGATCATGATCCTGCTTCATGCGGTCAATATCCAAGTGGGATCCTTGTTCAGTCGTTATCAAGCGCTATCCTCTATGGCAGTTGATGTGACAGGTTTTATTGTTGGTCTAATTGGCTTGTCGTTTTGCCTGTACGCCCAGATAAAAATGGGAGCAGCCTGGCGAGTGGGAATAGACGAAATTGTAAAGACCGAGCTGATCACAACTGGATTGTATGCAGTAATACGGAATCCAACGTACCTCGGGCTCTTTCTTCTGAATATTGGCGTCTGGTTGATCTGGCCCACCTGGACAATCTTTTTATTGAATATCCTGTTCATTCTTTTCCTGGAAATTCAAGTTCGCTGTGAAGAGGATTATTTGTCCTCAGTCCACGGGGAAGAATATCGCGAATATAAAAAACGAACGAAGCGCTATGTGCCGTTTTTCTATTGA
- a CDS encoding amphi-Trp domain-containing protein, whose translation MAKQKKRHKRDIEKNYPVKQFVKKLRRLADCIEQGRMFQMQVAGERVSIPATAIINIEHERGATSEEVEFQLKWTTDE comes from the coding sequence ATGGCAAAGCAAAAGAAAAGACACAAACGAGACATCGAGAAGAACTATCCCGTGAAACAGTTTGTCAAAAAACTGCGGCGGCTGGCTGACTGTATCGAGCAAGGGCGGATGTTTCAGATGCAAGTGGCAGGGGAGCGTGTCTCCATCCCCGCCACTGCCATCATCAATATTGAGCATGAACGCGGTGCAACCTCTGAGGAGGTGGAATTCCAGCTTAAATGGACGACGGATGAATAG
- a CDS encoding cation-translocating P-type ATPase has translation METNKFWHTQTTEQAFTELKSQSSGLSHNEVVERMLKYGANELQAAHRVSPWEILLDQFKNVLILILLGATTLSLFLGHGIESIVIAVIVLFAVLLGFIQEYRAERAIEALKQMAAPTASVLRDGTEVKIPARELVPGDVILLHTGDRMPADARLLEAVNLQIEEAALTGESVAVEKHIQPLPVNDLPVGDRKNMVYAGTAATYGRGKALVVATGMQTEFGKIAQLLQTVETGKTPLQHNLDKVGTALARAAFVVVAIIVALGLFRGQPFVEMLIFGIALAVAVVPEALPAVVTISLAIGVQKMVKRNALIRRLPAVETLGSTSVICSDKTGTLTKDEMTVRKIFAAGQLFSVSGAGYSPVGEFSLNGSGSIAPTTGLQKLLTAATLASDTHLISDAENESGSEWNIKGDPTEGALVVAAAKAGLQKESLDSEYPRVQEIPFSSETKRMTTLHQTNGNLTAYAKGAPEMILESCDWHLTADGVKPFDHEGRKQALSIAHEMASQALRVIAISTKPDATLETAQTGMTFLGLAGMIDPPRPEVKNAIAICEQAGIRTVMITGDHPVTAQAVARELGLLKTGRVVTGTELEAMSDEQFQREVETIDIYARVSPAHKLRVVTALQANDHIVAMTGDGVNDAPSLKKADIGIAMGITGTDVTKEAAAMMLTDDNFASIVAAVEEGRGVFDNIKKYLMYLLSSNIGEIGLMTGATLLGLPLPLTAVQILYVNLATDGLPALALAVDPAEKGLMKRNPRNPRTGIFTRPVVSLMVTGGLWSTLINLGLFVWATNSGRSIEEAMTMTFVSLVLIQFFKAYNFRSDRNSVFLKPFANKWLNRAILWEVMLLIVLIYVPFLHDAFDTYYLPLVDWLIVLGLAVTVMPVLELVKWMERKGWFGAME, from the coding sequence ATGGAAACAAATAAATTCTGGCATACCCAGACCACCGAACAAGCCTTTACTGAACTCAAAAGCCAATCCAGTGGATTGAGCCATAACGAAGTCGTTGAGCGAATGCTCAAATATGGCGCAAATGAATTGCAGGCTGCTCACCGTGTTTCGCCCTGGGAAATCCTGCTGGATCAGTTCAAGAATGTGCTTATCTTAATCCTGCTAGGTGCAACAACGCTCTCACTTTTCCTCGGGCATGGCATCGAATCCATTGTCATAGCGGTGATCGTGTTATTCGCGGTTCTACTGGGATTCATCCAGGAATATCGCGCCGAACGTGCCATTGAAGCGTTGAAGCAAATGGCGGCGCCCACCGCATCCGTTTTGCGCGACGGTACAGAAGTCAAAATCCCGGCGCGTGAGTTGGTGCCGGGAGATGTGATCCTCCTGCATACCGGTGACCGCATGCCTGCCGATGCCCGTCTGCTCGAAGCGGTGAATCTCCAAATTGAAGAAGCCGCGTTGACCGGCGAATCGGTGGCAGTGGAAAAACACATTCAGCCGCTTCCTGTCAACGACCTACCTGTGGGCGACCGCAAGAACATGGTTTATGCTGGAACCGCCGCCACCTACGGGCGCGGCAAGGCTTTGGTTGTCGCCACGGGAATGCAAACCGAGTTCGGCAAGATCGCCCAACTCCTGCAAACCGTCGAGACCGGCAAGACTCCGCTCCAGCACAATTTAGATAAGGTCGGTACGGCACTGGCGCGTGCGGCTTTCGTGGTGGTTGCCATCATCGTTGCGCTGGGATTGTTCCGCGGACAGCCCTTCGTCGAGATGCTCATCTTCGGCATTGCGCTGGCGGTGGCAGTCGTGCCCGAAGCCTTGCCCGCCGTCGTCACCATTTCGCTGGCAATCGGCGTGCAAAAAATGGTCAAGCGCAACGCGCTCATCCGCCGCCTGCCTGCCGTGGAAACTCTCGGAAGCACCTCGGTGATTTGTTCGGATAAGACCGGCACATTGACCAAGGATGAAATGACTGTGCGGAAAATTTTCGCCGCTGGACAGTTGTTCAGCGTTTCGGGGGCGGGATACTCACCCGTCGGCGAATTTTCACTTAACGGAAGCGGGTCCATCGCGCCGACAACTGGTCTGCAAAAACTATTGACCGCCGCCACGCTGGCATCGGACACACACCTGATCAGTGATGCTGAAAATGAATCGGGTAGTGAATGGAATATTAAGGGCGACCCAACTGAAGGGGCGTTGGTGGTCGCTGCGGCAAAAGCCGGGTTGCAGAAAGAGTCGCTCGACTCTGAATATCCTCGAGTGCAGGAAATCCCATTCTCATCCGAAACAAAACGCATGACCACTTTGCATCAGACAAATGGGAATCTGACGGCGTATGCCAAGGGTGCGCCGGAAATGATTTTGGAAAGCTGTGATTGGCACCTGACCGCCGATGGCGTGAAACCGTTTGATCACGAGGGGCGAAAACAAGCTCTGTCGATAGCGCATGAGATGGCAAGCCAGGCACTACGCGTGATCGCAATTTCAACAAAGCCAGATGCCACACTTGAAACAGCACAAACAGGCATGACATTTTTAGGACTGGCAGGCATGATCGATCCGCCGCGCCCCGAAGTCAAAAATGCGATTGCAATTTGCGAACAAGCCGGCATTCGAACGGTCATGATTACCGGCGATCATCCCGTAACGGCGCAAGCAGTGGCGCGTGAACTGGGGCTACTTAAAACTGGACGGGTAGTGACTGGCACGGAACTTGAGGCGATGAGCGATGAACAGTTCCAGCGTGAGGTCGAGACGATTGATATATACGCACGCGTATCCCCGGCTCATAAACTGCGTGTTGTGACGGCATTGCAAGCGAATGATCACATCGTGGCAATGACCGGCGACGGTGTGAACGACGCGCCATCGCTTAAGAAAGCCGACATTGGAATTGCGATGGGCATCACCGGCACCGATGTGACCAAGGAAGCCGCCGCGATGATGTTGACCGACGATAACTTTGCCTCGATTGTGGCGGCGGTGGAGGAAGGGCGCGGGGTATTCGACAACATCAAGAAATACCTGATGTACCTGCTTTCCTCTAACATTGGTGAAATTGGCTTGATGACCGGAGCTACATTACTTGGCTTACCCCTGCCGTTGACCGCCGTGCAAATACTTTACGTCAACCTGGCGACGGATGGCCTGCCCGCCCTGGCGCTCGCTGTTGACCCGGCGGAAAAAGGTTTGATGAAACGCAACCCGCGCAACCCGCGCACAGGCATTTTCACCCGCCCAGTCGTCTCGCTCATGGTGACAGGCGGCTTGTGGTCAACTCTCATCAACCTGGGGTTGTTTGTCTGGGCTACGAACTCCGGACGGAGTATCGAAGAAGCCATGACGATGACTTTCGTCTCACTGGTGCTAATCCAATTTTTCAAAGCTTACAACTTCCGCTCTGACCGGAATTCGGTATTTCTGAAACCTTTTGCCAACAAGTGGTTGAATCGGGCAATCCTGTGGGAAGTCATGCTTTTAATCGTTCTCATCTATGTGCCTTTCCTCCACGATGCCTTCGACACCTACTATCTGCCTCTGGTGGATTGGCTTATCGTGCTGGGACTCGCAGTAACCGTTATGCCAGTGCTGGAACTGGTCAAGTGGATGGAACGAAAGGGCTGGTTTGGCGCAATGGAGTAG
- a CDS encoding cation transporter, protein MPHERDRKSLWAVNLGLGINIILSAIKTIVGVLGHSPALLAEGINSISDVAYYIVASIFVRLANKPADDEHPYGHRQLESIASLVVGAFVVGTAVKVFWDSVDKIWDLMDGDLTSLGAHPYALWVALGTVVIKTFLFYYVRKLGRETQNPIVEALAYDHRNDIWSASAASVGIFLGQRGLPWVDPLAGALVALLILRTGIFILRESSVQLMAAVPSRELAKRILSLLSELKEVRQLEELQAHRFGPHVVINLTIGIDERLTVKQGDAIATRVEKLIYDTFPNVLRVHVHYHPADEQHENMTIDQILSEGRKHISPYQPEYHE, encoded by the coding sequence ATGCCACATGAACGGGATCGTAAAAGCCTCTGGGCGGTGAATCTTGGACTGGGAATCAATATCATCCTGTCTGCCATCAAGACCATTGTTGGTGTATTGGGTCATAGCCCGGCACTACTTGCCGAAGGGATCAATTCCATATCGGATGTAGCCTACTATATAGTAGCCAGTATCTTCGTGCGGTTGGCAAACAAACCAGCCGACGATGAACATCCCTATGGGCATCGTCAGTTGGAAAGCATTGCCTCTCTGGTGGTGGGCGCGTTTGTGGTGGGGACGGCGGTCAAGGTCTTTTGGGACTCAGTGGACAAGATCTGGGATCTGATGGATGGCGATCTCACATCGCTGGGTGCTCATCCGTATGCACTATGGGTTGCACTGGGAACGGTTGTCATCAAAACCTTCCTGTTCTATTATGTTCGTAAGCTTGGCAGGGAAACACAAAATCCGATTGTGGAAGCGCTGGCTTACGATCATCGCAATGATATCTGGTCTGCATCTGCGGCTTCGGTGGGCATCTTCCTCGGTCAGCGCGGACTTCCCTGGGTGGACCCACTGGCAGGTGCGCTGGTGGCATTGCTCATCTTGCGTACTGGCATATTTATTTTGCGTGAATCGTCCGTTCAGTTAATGGCTGCAGTACCAAGCAGGGAGTTGGCAAAGCGAATTCTTTCCCTGCTCAGCGAACTAAAAGAAGTCAGGCAACTGGAGGAATTACAGGCACACCGATTTGGTCCCCATGTCGTTATTAATTTGACGATTGGAATTGACGAGAGGCTAACGGTCAAACAGGGGGACGCCATCGCAACCCGTGTGGAAAAGCTGATCTACGATACATTCCCCAATGTGCTACGGGTTCACGTTCACTACCATCCTGCGGATGAACAACATGAGAATATGACCATTGATCAGATACTATCCGAAGGGCGGAAACATATATCTCCATACCAGCCCGAGTATCACGAGTAG
- a CDS encoding transcriptional regulator yields the protein MLITSTTSSIDLQAKLFRGFADPSRLGILDALRKGPLTVSEIVEATRLSQPNVSNHLSCLRDCGLVAAEQQGRYVTYHLSDDRVGELLALTESLLADVARGVYECTRYNIKGSKNG from the coding sequence ATGCTAATCACCTCCACCACTTCCAGCATTGATCTGCAAGCCAAACTCTTTCGTGGCTTTGCCGATCCCTCGCGCTTGGGAATTCTTGATGCTTTACGCAAGGGACCGTTAACCGTAAGCGAAATCGTCGAGGCTACCCGTCTCTCTCAGCCGAATGTCTCAAATCACCTAAGTTGTTTGCGTGATTGTGGATTAGTAGCGGCTGAACAGCAGGGACGTTATGTCACCTACCACTTGAGCGATGATCGCGTGGGTGAACTGCTGGCGCTCACTGAGTCGCTGCTTGCCGATGTCGCGCGCGGTGTCTATGAATGCACACGTTACAACATAAAGGGATCCAAAAATGGCTAA